In Erythrobacter litoralis HTCC2594, a single genomic region encodes these proteins:
- a CDS encoding LuxR C-terminal-related transcriptional regulator: MLDMGQDRPIDGSGAPGADDTRVEVQPPAQWVLDLIEASPIASVVSDPRLADNPLIAINQAFTDLTGYSEEECVGRNCRFLAGSGTEPWLTDKIRQGVREHKPVLVEILNYKKDGTPFRNAVLVAPIYDDDDELLYFLGSQVEVDDDQPNMGMARRERAAEMLKTLSPRQLEVTTLVASGLRNKEVAARLGLSEKTVKMHRGLVMEKLNLKTSADLVRIAVEAGI; the protein is encoded by the coding sequence ATGTTGGATATGGGACAAGATCGGCCGATCGATGGAAGTGGGGCACCCGGGGCAGACGACACACGCGTTGAGGTGCAACCGCCGGCGCAGTGGGTCCTCGACCTGATCGAGGCCAGCCCGATCGCATCGGTCGTGTCCGATCCGCGTCTCGCCGACAATCCGCTGATCGCCATCAACCAGGCCTTCACCGACCTGACCGGCTATTCCGAAGAAGAATGCGTCGGCCGCAATTGCCGATTCCTGGCAGGTTCCGGCACCGAGCCGTGGCTGACCGACAAGATCCGCCAAGGCGTGCGCGAGCACAAGCCGGTGCTGGTCGAGATCCTGAACTACAAGAAGGACGGCACGCCGTTCCGCAATGCCGTGCTCGTTGCACCGATCTACGATGACGACGACGAGCTTCTCTATTTCCTCGGCAGCCAGGTCGAAGTCGACGACGACCAGCCCAACATGGGCATGGCGCGCCGCGAACGCGCCGCGGAAATGCTCAAGACGCTGTCGCCGCGCCAGCTCGAGGTTACGACGCTGGTGGCATCGGGCTTGCGCAACAAGGAAGTGGCGGCCCGGCTCGGCCTGTCGGAGAAAACCGTCAAGATGCACCGCGGGCTGGTGATGGAAAAGCTCAACCTGAAGACCAGCGCCGATCTGGTGCGCATTGCCGTCGAAGCCGGAATCTGA
- a CDS encoding putative bifunctional diguanylate cyclase/phosphodiesterase, with protein sequence MSVRSLFQGRSSGSDASSAANDAGVIGPGDTRRRLQVLEDIEQSGIGWIWASDADGRLIYLTEGACQHLDRGPEELLGTPLVELFETDPDDPDGGTSRPLNFQLKAHNKLKDLTVRFALRKSASDVKQTWWSLTAHPKFDGSGNFCGYRGNAKDITVEYERKLVDTKLAEYDSLTGLANRHYMNKRLENILAAYKTAKRSCALMMLDLDKFKQVNDTMGHPAGDAVLVQASERLRAIIGDRGEIGRLGGDEFQVILPDIDDRGTLGEIAEKIIKIVSQPYPVEDDKRAIIGTSVGIAIAPYDGVEKEELVKGSDLALYAAKNGGRGQFRFYHADLKDEEQERQALLDDLRQALAAGELQLNYQPVVRADDNQVVCLEALMRWHHEERGSVSPDVFIPVAEESDLIIQMGEWALRQACEDALQWPKSVRVAVNVSAVQFASKSFPETVANVLAHTGIDADRLELELTESVFLGDTDATEETFKMLKSLGVRLALDDFGTGYSSLSYLRSAPFDKIKVDRSFVDSCTEQEKNSAKIIAAIVGLSNALGMETTVEGVEAFDQLEIVRSKGAKLIQGWLYARAMAQETILQMMASGEFKIEPDGPDMHRRERRSVFRRIGIIHGDHHYRAVMRDLSTTGARIEGLVGVPKGTALVLDLGAGQLVVCEVTRSKEAMIGVEFETPLVSDGAGGLVTRHRVSPYALAAAGMPLTALPDGSYPMEQLHGVPKGKPQFLEVIVGNR encoded by the coding sequence ATGTCAGTCCGCAGTTTGTTCCAGGGCCGCTCGTCGGGTTCAGACGCAAGCTCGGCTGCGAACGACGCTGGCGTCATCGGGCCCGGCGACACCAGGCGTCGCTTGCAGGTCCTCGAAGATATCGAGCAATCCGGCATCGGATGGATCTGGGCCAGCGATGCCGACGGGCGGCTGATCTACCTTACCGAGGGTGCCTGCCAGCATCTGGATCGCGGCCCGGAAGAATTGCTGGGGACGCCGCTCGTCGAGCTGTTCGAGACCGATCCCGACGATCCCGACGGCGGCACTTCGCGCCCGCTCAATTTCCAGCTCAAGGCGCATAACAAGCTCAAGGACCTCACTGTCCGTTTCGCGCTGCGAAAGTCCGCCAGCGACGTGAAACAGACGTGGTGGTCATTGACCGCGCATCCCAAATTCGATGGCTCCGGCAATTTCTGTGGCTATCGCGGCAATGCGAAAGACATCACGGTCGAATACGAGCGCAAGCTGGTCGACACCAAGCTTGCCGAATACGACTCGCTGACCGGTCTCGCCAACCGCCACTACATGAACAAGCGGCTGGAGAATATCCTCGCTGCCTACAAGACCGCCAAGCGGTCCTGCGCGCTGATGATGCTGGACCTCGACAAGTTCAAGCAGGTCAACGACACGATGGGCCACCCGGCCGGCGATGCCGTGCTGGTGCAGGCCTCCGAACGGCTGCGCGCCATCATCGGCGATCGCGGCGAGATCGGGCGGCTCGGCGGTGACGAATTCCAGGTCATCCTCCCCGATATCGACGATCGCGGCACGCTCGGGGAAATTGCCGAGAAGATCATCAAGATCGTCTCCCAGCCCTACCCCGTCGAAGACGACAAGCGCGCCATCATCGGCACCTCTGTCGGCATCGCCATCGCGCCCTATGACGGGGTCGAGAAGGAAGAACTGGTCAAGGGTTCGGACCTCGCGCTCTACGCCGCCAAGAACGGCGGGCGCGGCCAGTTCCGTTTCTACCACGCCGATCTGAAGGACGAAGAGCAGGAACGGCAGGCGTTGCTCGACGACCTTAGGCAGGCTCTCGCGGCCGGCGAGCTCCAGCTCAATTACCAGCCGGTCGTGCGCGCGGACGACAACCAGGTGGTCTGTCTCGAAGCGCTGATGCGCTGGCACCACGAAGAACGCGGGTCCGTCAGCCCGGACGTTTTCATTCCGGTCGCGGAAGAATCGGACCTGATCATCCAGATGGGCGAATGGGCGCTGCGCCAGGCCTGCGAGGATGCGCTCCAGTGGCCGAAATCGGTGCGCGTTGCGGTCAATGTTTCGGCCGTGCAGTTCGCCAGCAAGAGTTTCCCCGAAACCGTCGCCAACGTGCTTGCACATACCGGGATCGACGCCGACCGGCTCGAGCTGGAGCTGACCGAAAGCGTCTTTTTGGGCGATACCGACGCGACGGAAGAGACTTTCAAGATGCTCAAGAGCCTCGGCGTCAGGCTGGCGCTCGACGATTTCGGCACCGGCTACTCCTCGCTCAGCTACCTGCGCTCCGCTCCGTTCGACAAGATCAAGGTCGATCGCAGTTTCGTCGATTCCTGTACCGAGCAGGAAAAGAACAGCGCCAAGATTATCGCCGCCATCGTGGGCCTCTCCAACGCGCTCGGCATGGAAACGACCGTCGAAGGCGTGGAAGCGTTCGACCAGCTCGAGATTGTGCGCTCCAAGGGTGCCAAGCTGATCCAGGGCTGGCTCTATGCTCGGGCCATGGCGCAGGAAACGATCCTGCAGATGATGGCTTCCGGCGAGTTCAAGATCGAGCCCGACGGGCCCGACATGCACCGCCGCGAGCGTCGCAGCGTTTTCCGCAGGATCGGGATCATCCACGGCGACCATCATTACCGCGCCGTCATGCGCGATCTCTCCACCACCGGGGCACGGATCGAAGGACTTGTCGGCGTACCAAAGGGGACTGCGTTGGTGCTGGACCTCGGGGCCGGACAGCTGGTCGTGTGCGAAGTCACCCGCAGCAAGGAAGCGATGATCGGTGTTGAATTCGAAACCCCGCTGGTCAGCGACGGCGCCGGCGGCCTCGTCACGCGACACCGCGTGTCGCCCTATGCGCTGGCTGCTGCCGGCATGCCGCTGACCGCACTGCCCGATGGATCCTACCCGATGGAACAGTTGCACGGCGTCCCGAAAGGCAAACCGCAATTTCTCGAAGTAATCGTCGGCAACAGGTAG
- a CDS encoding TauD/TfdA dioxygenase family protein: MASSADVIDRETLDTGKLDIRPLTPAIGAEIHDIDLGAGDVGDSIPAIRAALLKFGVIFFRDQDLTQDQHIAFARHFGKLEVHPATPRDQPNPEVLRIAHGPKSRGQENNWHSDVTWREKPSLGSILLAREVPEVGGDTLFANMHLAFERLSPKMREFCEGLTAVHDISRVFAKRLGKTPEELHEKYPPMRHPVIRTHPETGERVVYVNNGFTSHIEGLSPDESRWLLDHLYKTAWDVEIQCRFRWKAGSIAFWDNRVCQHLAVSDYFPAKRVMERVTIAGDKPFFRRD, encoded by the coding sequence ATGGCTTCGAGTGCTGACGTCATCGATCGCGAAACGCTGGACACCGGCAAGCTCGACATCCGGCCGCTTACACCCGCCATCGGCGCGGAAATTCATGATATCGACCTCGGCGCGGGCGACGTCGGTGACAGCATCCCGGCAATCCGCGCGGCCCTGCTCAAATTCGGCGTGATCTTCTTCCGCGACCAGGACCTGACGCAAGACCAGCACATCGCTTTCGCGCGCCATTTCGGCAAGCTCGAAGTGCATCCGGCGACGCCGAGGGACCAGCCCAACCCCGAGGTGCTGCGCATCGCCCACGGACCCAAGAGCCGGGGGCAGGAGAACAACTGGCATTCCGACGTGACCTGGCGCGAGAAGCCCTCGCTCGGATCGATCCTGCTGGCGCGCGAAGTGCCCGAGGTTGGCGGCGATACGCTGTTTGCCAACATGCACCTCGCCTTTGAGCGGCTCAGCCCGAAGATGCGCGAATTCTGCGAGGGACTGACGGCAGTGCACGATATCAGCCGCGTCTTCGCCAAACGCCTCGGCAAGACGCCGGAAGAATTGCACGAGAAGTACCCGCCGATGCGCCATCCGGTCATCCGCACGCACCCGGAAACCGGCGAGCGCGTGGTGTACGTCAACAACGGTTTCACCAGCCATATCGAGGGGCTGTCGCCCGATGAGAGCCGCTGGCTGCTCGACCACCTCTACAAGACCGCGTGGGACGTCGAGATCCAATGCCGTTTCCGCTGGAAGGCCGGGTCGATCGCCTTCTGGGACAACCGCGTGTGCCAGCACCTGGCGGTCAGCGATTATTTCCCGGCGAAAAGGGTAATGGAGCGGGTAACGATTGCCGGCGACAAGCCGTTTTTTCGCCGGGACTGA
- a CDS encoding DUF5694 domain-containing protein, giving the protein MKFLSLVAALALALGTNAAAQEPEDSANPAPVEVMIVGSYHFANPGQDVVNMEVDDVLSPQRQREIAILSETLAQWKPTKIMVESVAEASSFELANFAEVDELLATRRNESIQIGYRIADMLDHRAVYGIDERADADEPNYFPMGEVQAVAADTDQSDIVAGLFAVVEKRVSEEQAKLAEQSIAQSLIWHNDPDVVDAGHDEIYYGLIPIGDGDRQPGAELNAYWYMRNAKMFGKLDMVAEPGDRVLLIVGSGHATWLRHFANHVPGYRIAPSLPYIRAAAIASKAVD; this is encoded by the coding sequence ATGAAATTTCTGTCGCTTGTCGCCGCGTTGGCTTTGGCATTGGGCACTAATGCTGCCGCGCAGGAACCCGAAGACTCCGCCAACCCTGCGCCGGTCGAAGTGATGATCGTGGGCAGCTATCACTTCGCCAATCCGGGGCAGGACGTCGTCAACATGGAAGTGGACGACGTGCTTTCGCCCCAGCGTCAGCGAGAAATCGCGATCCTGTCCGAAACACTGGCGCAGTGGAAGCCGACCAAGATCATGGTCGAAAGCGTCGCCGAGGCGTCCAGCTTCGAACTCGCTAATTTCGCCGAAGTCGACGAGCTTCTCGCGACGCGGCGGAACGAAAGCATCCAGATCGGCTATCGCATTGCCGACATGCTCGATCACAGGGCGGTCTACGGCATCGACGAGCGCGCCGATGCGGATGAGCCGAATTATTTCCCGATGGGCGAAGTGCAAGCGGTCGCCGCCGACACGGACCAGTCCGATATCGTCGCCGGACTGTTTGCAGTCGTCGAGAAGCGCGTAAGCGAAGAGCAGGCGAAACTGGCGGAGCAATCGATCGCGCAATCGCTGATCTGGCACAATGACCCGGACGTGGTCGATGCGGGACACGACGAAATCTATTACGGTCTCATTCCGATCGGCGACGGAGATCGCCAACCGGGCGCCGAGCTCAATGCCTACTGGTACATGCGCAATGCCAAGATGTTCGGCAAGCTCGACATGGTCGCCGAGCCGGGTGACCGTGTCCTGCTGATTGTCGGTAGTGGCCACGCGACCTGGCTGCGTCATTTCGCGAACCATGTGCCGGGTTACCGGATCGCGCCGTCGCTACCCTATATTCGCGCCGCCGCCATCGCTTCGAAGGCGGTCGACTAA
- a CDS encoding nitroreductase, whose amino-acid sequence MYGNPDQRYDEVVLGRRSIRGYLDKPVPRDLIEEVLAMAMRSPSSMNTQPYHFHVITGEPLDRIRKGNTENILAGVPDSREFRRGQPFAGKHRDRQVGCAVQLFEAMGIERDDKEKRQDWVLRGFRQFDAPVCVIVTYDKELSDSDDTAFDCGAVTTALVNAAWSRGLGCVINSQGIMQSPVVREHAAIPDDQVIMKAVAMGWPDPDFPANPVKITRREVSEAARFVGFES is encoded by the coding sequence GTGTACGGCAACCCTGACCAGAGATATGACGAAGTCGTTCTCGGACGGCGCTCGATCCGCGGGTATCTGGACAAGCCGGTGCCGCGGGACCTGATCGAGGAAGTGCTGGCGATGGCGATGCGATCGCCCTCCTCCATGAACACGCAGCCCTATCACTTCCATGTCATCACCGGCGAACCGCTCGACCGGATACGCAAGGGCAATACCGAGAATATCCTCGCCGGTGTGCCCGACAGCCGCGAGTTCCGGCGCGGACAGCCCTTTGCCGGCAAACATCGCGACCGGCAGGTCGGCTGTGCGGTGCAGCTGTTCGAAGCCATGGGCATCGAGCGCGACGACAAGGAAAAGCGCCAGGACTGGGTGCTGCGCGGTTTCCGCCAATTCGATGCGCCGGTCTGCGTGATCGTGACTTATGACAAGGAGTTGTCCGACAGCGACGACACCGCCTTCGATTGCGGCGCGGTCACCACCGCGCTGGTCAATGCGGCATGGAGCCGGGGCCTTGGCTGCGTCATCAATTCGCAGGGCATCATGCAGTCGCCGGTCGTGCGCGAGCATGCCGCCATCCCCGACGATCAGGTCATCATGAAAGCGGTCGCGATGGGCTGGCCCGATCCGGACTTCCCGGCCAATCCGGTCAAGATCACCCGCCGCGAGGTTTCGGAAGCGGCGCGTTTCGTGGGCTTCGAGAGTTAG
- a CDS encoding YdeI/OmpD-associated family protein produces MAQAADPDFRHEMPPEIEKLLAADGELKSRWDALTELGRNEFICWTISAKQEATREKRRQRLVEEVLDGKKRPCCWPGCPHRRQSARKFVDA; encoded by the coding sequence GTGGCGCAGGCGGCCGATCCCGATTTTCGGCACGAAATGCCCCCTGAAATCGAAAAGCTGCTCGCTGCCGATGGCGAGCTCAAATCGCGCTGGGACGCGTTGACCGAACTCGGCCGAAACGAATTTATCTGCTGGACCATTTCCGCCAAACAGGAAGCCACCCGCGAGAAACGACGCCAACGCCTGGTCGAGGAAGTGCTCGATGGCAAGAAACGTCCATGTTGCTGGCCCGGCTGCCCGCATCGTCGGCAATCGGCGCGGAAGTTCGTCGACGCCTAG
- the hemA gene encoding 5-aminolevulinate synthase, whose amino-acid sequence MNYDQIFDQAIDRLHAEGRYRVFIDILRNKGAYPNARCFHGHNGPKPITVWCSNDYLAMGQHPKVIEAMEEALHDVGAGSGGTRNIGGNTHYHVELEGELADLHGKQAALLFTSGYVSNDATLSTLAKLLPGCVIFSDELNHASMIAGIRNSGCEKRVFRHNDLDHLEQLLAAEDEAAPKVIAFESVYSMDGDVAPIHAICDLAEKYNALTYVDEVHAVGMYGEHGGGISERDEAAHRIDIIEGTMGKAFGVMGGYIAADKKIVDCIRSYAPGFIFTTSLSPALVAGVLASVKHLKQSSEERDAQQANADLLKGKFRAAGLPVMDSTTHIVPLMVGDPVRAKKISDILLAEYGVYVQPINFPTVPRGTERLRFTPGPMHTEAMMNELTGALVEIWDRLELDLRKAA is encoded by the coding sequence ATGAATTACGACCAGATCTTCGACCAGGCGATCGATCGGCTTCATGCCGAGGGCCGCTACCGGGTGTTCATCGACATCCTGCGCAACAAGGGTGCTTACCCCAACGCGCGGTGCTTCCACGGCCACAACGGGCCCAAGCCGATCACCGTGTGGTGCTCGAACGATTACCTTGCCATGGGGCAGCACCCCAAGGTGATCGAAGCGATGGAAGAGGCGCTGCACGATGTCGGCGCGGGTTCGGGCGGCACGCGCAATATCGGCGGCAACACGCATTACCATGTCGAGCTTGAAGGCGAACTGGCCGACCTTCACGGCAAGCAAGCCGCGCTGCTGTTTACCAGCGGCTATGTCTCCAACGACGCGACCCTCAGCACCCTCGCCAAGCTGCTGCCGGGCTGCGTGATTTTCTCGGACGAACTGAACCACGCCAGCATGATCGCGGGCATCCGCAATTCGGGCTGCGAGAAGCGCGTTTTCCGCCACAACGATCTCGACCATCTCGAGCAATTGCTGGCGGCCGAAGACGAGGCCGCGCCCAAGGTCATCGCTTTCGAAAGCGTCTATTCGATGGATGGCGACGTTGCCCCGATCCACGCGATCTGCGACCTGGCCGAGAAGTACAACGCGCTCACCTATGTCGACGAAGTCCACGCCGTCGGCATGTATGGCGAACACGGCGGTGGCATTTCCGAGCGCGACGAGGCCGCGCACCGGATCGACATTATCGAAGGCACGATGGGCAAGGCCTTCGGCGTGATGGGCGGCTATATCGCGGCCGACAAGAAGATCGTCGACTGCATCCGCTCTTACGCCCCCGGCTTCATCTTCACGACCTCGCTCAGCCCTGCCCTGGTGGCAGGTGTGCTCGCCAGCGTGAAGCACCTCAAGCAGTCGAGCGAAGAGCGCGACGCGCAGCAGGCCAATGCGGATTTGCTCAAGGGTAAATTCCGCGCAGCCGGCCTGCCGGTGATGGACAGCACCACTCATATCGTTCCGCTGATGGTCGGCGATCCTGTCCGCGCCAAGAAGATCAGCGACATCCTGCTCGCCGAATACGGCGTCTATGTGCAGCCGATCAATTTCCCGACCGTCCCGCGCGGCACCGAGCGCCTGCGCTTCACGCCCGGCCCGATGCACACCGAAGCGATGATGAACGAGCTGACCGGCGCACTGGTCGAGATATGGGACAGGCTGGAGCTGGACCTGCGCAAGGCCGCTTAG
- the murI gene encoding glutamate racemase, which translates to MDASSPILLFDTGVGGLTVLAELRKVLPNAPVIYAADYAGLPYGTKTEAEVAARVCGLLGRMSERYQPRAICIACNTASTIALGMVREVLEVPIIGTVPAIKPAAAMTETGVIGLLGTAATVRQPYVDRLEAEFASDTVLIRFAASGLVDLAEAKLRGETVGTNSLRAEVRALLEAENADRIDTLVLACTHFPLLEEELLQVFGPQVRMVHGAEGIARRIAAVTHGQQFARTTPDRFITTGSAKDAADLAHCLSQYGLDSIEAF; encoded by the coding sequence TTGGACGCGTCATCTCCCATCCTGTTGTTCGACACCGGTGTCGGCGGGCTGACGGTGCTGGCCGAACTGCGCAAGGTGCTGCCCAATGCGCCGGTGATCTATGCCGCCGACTATGCCGGCCTGCCCTATGGCACCAAGACCGAGGCGGAAGTTGCCGCGCGGGTCTGCGGCCTGCTGGGCCGGATGAGCGAACGCTATCAACCGCGCGCCATCTGTATTGCCTGTAATACCGCCAGCACCATTGCGCTCGGCATGGTGAGGGAAGTTCTCGAAGTACCGATCATCGGCACGGTGCCCGCCATCAAGCCGGCTGCCGCAATGACCGAGACCGGCGTAATCGGCCTGCTCGGCACGGCTGCGACCGTGCGCCAGCCCTATGTCGACCGGCTCGAAGCGGAATTCGCCAGCGACACGGTGCTGATCCGCTTCGCCGCTTCGGGCCTCGTGGACCTGGCCGAGGCCAAGCTGCGCGGCGAGACAGTGGGGACGAATAGCCTGCGCGCGGAGGTACGCGCTCTGCTGGAAGCGGAGAACGCCGACAGGATCGACACGCTCGTCCTCGCCTGCACCCATTTTCCGCTGCTCGAAGAAGAGTTGTTGCAAGTTTTCGGCCCGCAGGTGCGAATGGTGCATGGTGCCGAAGGTATCGCCCGCCGCATCGCCGCCGTCACCCACGGCCAGCAGTTCGCGCGTACCACTCCGGATCGTTTCATCACGACCGGCAGCGCGAAGGATGCAGCGGACCTCGCACATTGTCTGTCGCAATACGGTCTCGACTCGATCGAGGCATTCTGA
- the plsY gene encoding glycerol-3-phosphate 1-O-acyltransferase PlsY — protein MDYNLDPSIAALIGYAFGSIPFGLLLTRMAGMGDVRSIGSGNIGATNVLRTGNKGLAALTLVLDLVKGFVPVWIAWRYFQNDIGWAALGAVVGHCFPIWLGFKGGKGVATNAGVCFGLGWGIGLAYAFVWLVMLAITRISSVAGMSAVVAAAGAAWYFGRPTFVPPLVIIAVIIIWLHRANIRRLLRGEEPRVGNKP, from the coding sequence ATGGACTACAATCTCGACCCGTCGATCGCTGCGCTGATCGGATATGCCTTCGGGTCGATCCCGTTCGGCCTGTTGCTGACGCGGATGGCCGGGATGGGCGACGTACGCTCCATCGGCAGCGGCAATATCGGTGCGACCAACGTCCTGCGCACGGGCAACAAGGGGCTGGCCGCGCTGACCTTGGTGCTCGACCTGGTCAAAGGCTTCGTACCGGTCTGGATCGCCTGGCGCTATTTCCAGAACGACATCGGCTGGGCCGCGCTGGGCGCGGTCGTGGGCCATTGCTTTCCAATCTGGCTGGGCTTCAAGGGCGGGAAGGGCGTCGCGACCAACGCCGGGGTCTGTTTCGGGCTCGGCTGGGGCATCGGCCTCGCCTACGCTTTCGTCTGGCTGGTGATGCTGGCGATCACGCGGATCAGTTCGGTCGCCGGCATGAGCGCGGTGGTCGCCGCCGCGGGGGCAGCGTGGTATTTCGGGAGACCGACATTCGTGCCGCCGCTGGTGATCATTGCGGTCATCATCATCTGGCTGCACCGCGCCAATATCCGCCGCCTGCTGCGCGGAGAGGAACCCAGGGTGGGGAACAAACCGTAG
- the dprA gene encoding DNA-processing protein DprA, producing MAEVALSQAEAFARIRLLRSPHIGPVSYRQLMARFGTAEAALEALPDLGKKGGRQYRPAPRDRIEREVDAVREAGARYLFHDQPDYPALLAQLDSAPPILTFRGDLAIAAQTCVAMVGARNASAASIKLAREFASALAGEGIAVVSGLARGIDGACHEGAFPGTIGVIASGIDIAYPPQHAELQERIASEALLLAEQPPGTEPRGSHFPSRNRIIAGLAAGTLVVEAAPKSGSLITARLAGEAGREVMAIPGSPLDARSQGCNQLIRDGAVLVQQPEDVVELLQGFDGSPRSSFREAAALEFDPAPEELAEAEPADVAGLLTTAPVAVDELIRQSGEPAAAVQLALLELEISGQLTRHAGGRVSRTA from the coding sequence ATGGCAGAGGTCGCTCTCTCGCAAGCCGAAGCTTTCGCCCGCATCCGGCTGCTGCGCTCGCCGCATATCGGGCCGGTGAGCTATCGCCAGCTAATGGCGCGCTTCGGCACGGCGGAAGCTGCGCTGGAGGCGCTGCCCGATCTCGGCAAGAAAGGCGGCCGGCAATACAGGCCCGCGCCGCGCGACAGGATCGAGCGCGAAGTCGATGCGGTCCGCGAGGCAGGAGCGCGCTACCTGTTCCACGACCAGCCCGATTATCCCGCGCTGCTCGCCCAGCTCGACAGCGCGCCGCCTATCCTGACCTTTCGCGGCGACCTGGCCATTGCCGCACAGACATGCGTCGCCATGGTCGGCGCCCGCAACGCCAGCGCGGCCTCGATCAAGCTGGCACGCGAATTCGCCAGCGCGCTGGCGGGCGAGGGGATTGCGGTCGTCTCAGGGCTCGCGCGCGGGATCGACGGGGCCTGCCACGAAGGGGCGTTTCCGGGGACGATCGGGGTCATCGCCAGCGGTATCGACATCGCCTACCCGCCTCAACATGCCGAACTGCAGGAGCGGATCGCGAGCGAGGCGCTGCTCCTTGCCGAACAGCCACCGGGCACAGAGCCGCGCGGAAGCCACTTTCCCAGCCGCAACCGCATCATTGCCGGGCTGGCGGCGGGCACGCTGGTGGTCGAGGCTGCGCCCAAGTCCGGCTCGCTCATCACCGCGCGGTTGGCGGGCGAGGCGGGGAGGGAGGTCATGGCGATTCCCGGCTCCCCACTCGATGCGCGCTCGCAAGGGTGCAACCAGCTCATCCGCGACGGGGCTGTACTGGTGCAGCAGCCGGAAGACGTGGTCGAATTGCTGCAGGGCTTCGACGGCTCGCCGCGCTCGAGTTTTCGCGAAGCCGCCGCGCTGGAATTCGATCCCGCGCCGGAAGAGCTTGCCGAGGCCGAACCCGCCGACGTCGCGGGTCTGCTGACAACGGCACCGGTAGCGGTCGACGAATTGATCCGCCAGTCGGGCGAGCCCGCGGCAGCGGTACAACTCGCCTTACTCGAGCTTGAAATCTCGGGACAATTGACGCGGCACGCTGGCGGGCGTGTATCGCGCACGGCATAG